One part of the Equus caballus isolate H_3958 breed thoroughbred chromosome 30, TB-T2T, whole genome shotgun sequence genome encodes these proteins:
- the ADIPOR1 gene encoding adiponectin receptor protein 1, whose protein sequence is MSSHKGSVVAQGNGAPASNRETDTLELAELGPLLEEKGTRVIANPTKAEEEQACPVPQEEEEEVRVLTLPLQAHHAMEKMEEFVYKVWEGRWRVIPYDVLPDWLKDNDYLLHGHRPPMPSFRACFKSIFRIHTETGNIWTHLLGFVLFLFLGILTMLRPNMYFMAPLQEKVVFGMFFLGAVLCLSFSWLFHTVYCHSEKVSRTFSKLDYSGIALLIMGSFVPWLYYSFYCSPQPRLIYLSIVCVLGISAIIVAQWDRFATPKHRQTRAGVFLGLGLSGVVPTMHFTIAEGFVKATTVGQMGWFFLMAVMYITGAGLYAARIPERFFPGKFDIWFQSHQIFHVLVVAAAFVHFYGVSNLQEFRYGLEGGCTDDSLL, encoded by the exons ATGTCTTCTCACAAAGGATCTGTGGTGGCGCAGGGCAATGGGGCTCCTGCCAGTAACAGGGAAACGGACACGCTGGAGCTGGCTGAACTGGGACCCTTGCTAGAAGAGAAGGGCACACGGGTAATCGCCAACCCAACCAAA GCTGAAGAAGAGCAAGCATGCCCAGTgccccaggaagaggaggaggaggtgcgGGTGCTGACACTCCCTCTGCAAGCCCACCATGCCATGGAGAAGATGGAGGAGTTTGTATATAAG GTGTGGGAGGGACGTTGGAGGGTCATCCCGTATGATGTGCTCCCCGACTGGCTGAAGGACAATGACTATCTGCTGCATGGCCACAGACCCCCCATGCCCTCCTTTCGGGCCTGCTTCAAGAGCATCTTCCGCATCCACACGGAGACTGGCAACATCTGGACCCATCTACTTG GTTTTGTGCTGTTTCTCTTTTTGGGAATCTTGACCATGCTCAGACCAAACATGTACTTCATGGCCCCTCTGCAGGAGAAGGTGGTTTTCGGGATGTTCTTTCTGGGCGCGGTGCTCTGCCTCAGCTTCTCCTGGCTCTTTCACACCGTCTATTGCCATTCAGAGAAAGTCTCTCGGACTTTTTCCAA ACTGGATTATTCAGGGATTGCTCTACTGATCATGGGGAGCTTTGTCCCCTGGCTCTATTACTCCTTCTACTGCTCCCCACAGCCACGGCTCATCTACCTCTCCATCGTCTGTGTCCTGGGCATTTCCGCCATCATCGTGGCACAGTGGGACCGGTTTGCCACTCCTAAGCACCGGCAGACAAGAGCAG GAGTGTTCCTGGGACTCGGCTTGAGCGGTGTTGTGCCCACCATGCACTTTACAATCGCTGAGGGCTTTGTCAAGGCCACCACAGTGGGCCAGATGGGCTGGTTCTTCCTCATGGCTGTGATGTACATCACGGGAGCTGGCCTCTATGCTGCTCGAATTCCTGAGCGCTTCTTTCCTGGAAAATTTGACATATGG TTCCAGTCTCATCAGATTTTCCATGTCCTGGTGGTGGCAGCAGCCTTTGTCCACTTCTACGGGGTCTCCAACCTTCAGGAGTTCCGGTACGGCCTTGAAGGCGGCTGTACTGATGactcccttctctga
- the CYB5R1 gene encoding NADH-cytochrome b5 reductase 1 isoform X1 codes for MAFQPSPVLLASLGVGLLTLLGLALGSYLVRRSRRPLVTLLDPNEKYLLRLLDKTAAPDLPGETLVSSILQTVSHNTKRFRFALPTAHHVLGLPVGKHVYLSARIDGSLVIRPYTPVTSDEDQGYVDLVIKVYLKGVHPKFPEGGKMSQYLNSLKIGDVVEFRGPSGLLTYTGKGTFSIQPNKKSPPEPRVVKKLGMIAGGTGVTPMLQLLRAVLSDPQDPTQCFLLFANQTEKDIILREDLEELQARYPRRFKLWFTLDHPSEEWAYSKGFVTADMIRDHLPAPADDVLLLLCGPPPMVQLACHPNLDKLGYTQKMRFTY; via the exons ATGGCTTTCCAGCCG AGCCCAGTCCTGCTGGCCTCCCTGGGGGTGGGACTGCTGACTCTGCTCGGCCTGGCCCTGGGATCCTACTTGGTTCGGAGGTCCCGCCGGCCGCTGGTCACTCTTCTGGACCCCAATGAGAAGTACCTGCTGCGACTGCTAGATAAGACG GCAGCACCAGACCTGCCTGGTGAAACACTCGTGTCATCCATTCTCCAGACTGTGAGCCACAACACCAAGAGGTTCCGCTTTGCTCTGCCCACCGCCCACCACGTTCTGGGGCTGCCTGTGG GCAAACATGTCTACCTCTCTGCCCGAATTGATGGCAGCCTGGTCATCAGGCCATACACTCCTGTCACCAGTGATGAGGACCAAGGTTACGTGGATCTTGTCATCAAG GTCTACCTGAAGGGTGTGCACCCCAAATTTCCTGAGGGGGGGAAGATGTCTCAGTACCTGAATAGCCTGAAGATTGGGGATGTGGTGGAGTTTCGAGGGCCAAGTGGGTTGCTCACTTACACAGGAAAGG GGACTTTTAGCATTCAGCCCAACAAAAAATCTCCACCAGAGCCCCGAGTGGTGAAGAAACTGGGAATGATTGCCGGCGGAACAG GAGTCACCCCAATGCTGCAGCTGCTCCGGGCCGTCCTGAGTGACCCTCAAGACCCAACCCAGTGCTTTCTGCTTTTCGCCAACCAG ACTGAAAAGGATATAATCTTGCGAGAGGACTTGGAGGAACTGCAGGCCCGATATCCCCGTCGCTTTAAGCTCTGGTTCACTCTGGATCATCCCTCAGAAG AGTGGGCCTACAGCAAGGGCTTTGTGACTGCCGACATGATCCGGGACCACCTGCCCGCCCCGGCAGATGacgtgctgctgctgctctgtgggCCTCCCCCGATGGTACAGCTGGCCTGCCATCCGAACTTGGACAAACTGGGCTACACGCAGAAGATGCGATTCACCTACTGA
- the CYB5R1 gene encoding NADH-cytochrome b5 reductase 1 isoform X2, whose protein sequence is MAFQPSPVLLASLGVGLLTLLGLALGSYLVRRSRRPLVTLLDPNEKYLLRLLDKTTVSHNTKRFRFALPTAHHVLGLPVGKHVYLSARIDGSLVIRPYTPVTSDEDQGYVDLVIKVYLKGVHPKFPEGGKMSQYLNSLKIGDVVEFRGPSGLLTYTGKGTFSIQPNKKSPPEPRVVKKLGMIAGGTGVTPMLQLLRAVLSDPQDPTQCFLLFANQTEKDIILREDLEELQARYPRRFKLWFTLDHPSEEWAYSKGFVTADMIRDHLPAPADDVLLLLCGPPPMVQLACHPNLDKLGYTQKMRFTY, encoded by the exons ATGGCTTTCCAGCCG AGCCCAGTCCTGCTGGCCTCCCTGGGGGTGGGACTGCTGACTCTGCTCGGCCTGGCCCTGGGATCCTACTTGGTTCGGAGGTCCCGCCGGCCGCTGGTCACTCTTCTGGACCCCAATGAGAAGTACCTGCTGCGACTGCTAGATAAGACG ACTGTGAGCCACAACACCAAGAGGTTCCGCTTTGCTCTGCCCACCGCCCACCACGTTCTGGGGCTGCCTGTGG GCAAACATGTCTACCTCTCTGCCCGAATTGATGGCAGCCTGGTCATCAGGCCATACACTCCTGTCACCAGTGATGAGGACCAAGGTTACGTGGATCTTGTCATCAAG GTCTACCTGAAGGGTGTGCACCCCAAATTTCCTGAGGGGGGGAAGATGTCTCAGTACCTGAATAGCCTGAAGATTGGGGATGTGGTGGAGTTTCGAGGGCCAAGTGGGTTGCTCACTTACACAGGAAAGG GGACTTTTAGCATTCAGCCCAACAAAAAATCTCCACCAGAGCCCCGAGTGGTGAAGAAACTGGGAATGATTGCCGGCGGAACAG GAGTCACCCCAATGCTGCAGCTGCTCCGGGCCGTCCTGAGTGACCCTCAAGACCCAACCCAGTGCTTTCTGCTTTTCGCCAACCAG ACTGAAAAGGATATAATCTTGCGAGAGGACTTGGAGGAACTGCAGGCCCGATATCCCCGTCGCTTTAAGCTCTGGTTCACTCTGGATCATCCCTCAGAAG AGTGGGCCTACAGCAAGGGCTTTGTGACTGCCGACATGATCCGGGACCACCTGCCCGCCCCGGCAGATGacgtgctgctgctgctctgtgggCCTCCCCCGATGGTACAGCTGGCCTGCCATCCGAACTTGGACAAACTGGGCTACACGCAGAAGATGCGATTCACCTACTGA